One stretch of Pandoraea oxalativorans DNA includes these proteins:
- a CDS encoding NAD(P)H-hydrate dehydratase, whose amino-acid sequence MSDPLRVDSPARLPVPPPAAAPGGSADAASAANASPRPAHGRSDTVSTIATATASLDLYLPATLRDVERAAAAKLAPHTLMTRAGAAIAHRLYGRLPALASAGRQPVLLLAGPGNNGGDAYIAARELHRRGVLVDVWQLSPPTADDARWALGEALTAGVPVRAAPTIWPQATPYAWIVDGVFGIGLSRALDGAAATLVENIAHAHAQGTPVLAIDIPSGLLAATGMADGPVIHADATIAMIGACPGLFTGIGRDVAGDVLVATLGAHDAFVAVPARSSIVTISPDAFRAHLPRRHHASHKGSYGSLAVLGGFDGMVGAPMLSARTGLMTGAGRVYVGFVAHEAPAWDPVHPELMLRHAENLDLASMQAVSVGPGLGTSAASAACLSRALALDDTPLVIDADALNLLAAEPALAERVRRRAGPTVLTPHPLEAARLSGCDVARIQSDRVASARALAQHFGATVVLKGSGTVVDDGATTWINTTGNAGLATAGTGDVLTGVIGALLAQGMPATHAALAGVWIHGRAAERCVREGAGPAGLTASELLPAIRTELAMASVIRAQRRP is encoded by the coding sequence ATGTCCGATCCCCTGCGCGTCGATTCGCCCGCCCGTCTGCCCGTGCCCCCACCCGCCGCCGCTCCCGGCGGTTCGGCAGATGCTGCGTCGGCGGCCAATGCGAGCCCGCGCCCCGCGCACGGCCGTTCAGATACTGTATCGACGATCGCTACCGCCACCGCTTCGCTTGATCTGTATCTCCCGGCCACACTGCGCGACGTGGAGCGCGCGGCCGCCGCAAAATTAGCGCCCCACACCCTGATGACGCGCGCCGGTGCAGCCATTGCACACCGGCTATACGGCCGCCTGCCCGCCCTCGCAAGCGCGGGACGTCAACCGGTGTTGCTGCTCGCCGGCCCAGGAAACAACGGCGGGGACGCTTACATTGCCGCTCGCGAATTGCACCGTCGAGGCGTGCTGGTCGACGTGTGGCAACTCTCGCCGCCCACAGCAGACGACGCTCGCTGGGCGCTCGGCGAAGCCCTCACTGCAGGCGTGCCGGTGCGGGCCGCGCCCACCATCTGGCCGCAGGCGACTCCCTATGCGTGGATCGTCGACGGCGTGTTCGGCATCGGACTCTCCCGCGCCCTCGACGGCGCAGCCGCCACACTGGTCGAAAACATCGCCCACGCACACGCACAGGGCACGCCGGTGCTCGCCATCGACATTCCCAGCGGACTGCTTGCCGCCACCGGCATGGCTGACGGCCCGGTCATCCATGCCGACGCGACAATCGCCATGATCGGGGCCTGCCCGGGACTCTTCACTGGCATCGGGCGCGATGTCGCCGGTGACGTGCTCGTTGCCACCCTTGGCGCCCACGATGCATTCGTGGCGGTACCGGCGCGATCATCCATCGTAACAATCTCGCCCGACGCGTTTCGCGCGCATTTGCCACGTCGTCACCACGCGTCGCACAAGGGCAGCTACGGGTCGCTGGCGGTCCTCGGCGGCTTTGATGGCATGGTGGGTGCACCAATGCTCTCGGCGCGCACGGGCCTGATGACCGGCGCCGGTCGCGTGTATGTCGGGTTCGTCGCGCACGAGGCCCCCGCGTGGGATCCGGTGCATCCCGAACTGATGCTTCGGCACGCCGAAAATCTCGACCTCGCGAGCATGCAGGCGGTGTCCGTCGGCCCCGGACTCGGAACGTCGGCCGCCTCGGCCGCTTGCCTCTCCCGAGCATTGGCACTGGACGATACGCCACTGGTGATCGACGCCGACGCGCTCAACCTGCTGGCCGCCGAACCGGCCCTTGCGGAGCGCGTGCGTCGTCGCGCCGGGCCGACGGTACTCACGCCGCATCCGTTGGAGGCCGCCCGCCTCTCCGGTTGCGACGTCGCCCGCATCCAGTCGGACAGAGTTGCCTCCGCACGCGCGCTGGCACAGCATTTTGGCGCCACGGTGGTGCTCAAAGGATCGGGTACCGTCGTCGACGATGGCGCCACGACGTGGATCAATACGACAGGCAATGCCGGGCTGGCGACGGCCGGGACGGGCGACGTGCTGACCGGCGTCATCGGCGCACTGCTTGCGCAAGGCATGCCTGCAACGCATGCCGCGCTGGCTGGCGTGTGGATTCACGGGCGCGCCGCCGAGCGTTGCGTGCGCGAGGGTGCGGGACCGGCCGGTCTGACGGCGTCGGAACTCTTGCCGGCGATCCGCACCGAATTGGCAATGGCAAGCGTCATCCGCGCACAGCGCCGTCCTTAG
- the lon gene encoding endopeptidase La, with amino-acid sequence MSGTQILPPEAIQLPLLPLRDVVVFPHMVIPLFVGRPKSIKALETAMEGGKHIMLVAQKAAAKDEPTSKDLYEIGCVANILQMLKLPDGTVKVLVEGIQRARTLSVDEEETQFTSEVMPLEPDDGNSPESEALRRAIVAQFDQYVKLNKKIPPEILTSLSGIDEAGRLADTIAAHLPLKLEQKQKILEMFPVIERLEHLLAQLESEIDILQVEKRIRGRVKRQMEKSQREYYLNEQVKAIQKELGEGEEGADLEELEKRIKAAHLPKEAKKKADAELKKLKLMSPMSAEATVVRNYIDTLVGLPWRKKSKVNNDLSNAEKVLDEDHFGLEKVKERILEYLAVQQRVDKVKAPILCLVGPPGVGKTSLGQSIARATNRKFVRMALGGVRDEAEIRGHRRTYIGSMPGKILQSLSKVAVRNPLFLLDEVDKMGMDFRGDPSSALLEVLDPEQNHTFSDHYVEVDFDLSDVMFVATSNSLNIPAPLLDRMEVIRLSGYTEDEKVNIAQRYLLPKQKKNNGLKEGEIDLTEAAIRDIIRYYTREAGVRSLEREISKICRKVVKMLLLKKVDGSSIKVDAGNLDNFLGVRKFDFGLAMKENQIGQVTGLAWTEVGGDLLTIEAALMPGKGNIIRTGSLGDVMKESVEAARSVVRSRARRLGVSDEQFEKKDIHIHVPEGATPKDGPSAGIAMTTALVSVLTGIPVRADVAMTGEITLRGEVLPIGGLKEKLLAAHRGGIKLVLIPEENVKVLAEIPDTVKNALEIVPVRWIDKVLELALEHAPTPLPEEEAKAAPVTPNADASGKQDVIKH; translated from the coding sequence ATGTCAGGCACCCAAATCCTCCCGCCCGAAGCGATTCAACTGCCCCTGTTGCCTCTGCGCGACGTGGTCGTGTTTCCGCACATGGTGATTCCCCTTTTCGTGGGGCGTCCGAAATCGATTAAAGCGCTTGAAACCGCGATGGAAGGCGGCAAGCACATCATGCTGGTCGCGCAAAAAGCCGCGGCGAAGGATGAGCCCACGTCCAAGGATCTCTACGAGATCGGCTGCGTGGCGAACATCCTGCAAATGCTCAAACTGCCCGATGGCACCGTCAAGGTGCTCGTCGAAGGGATTCAACGCGCCCGCACCCTGAGTGTGGACGAAGAAGAAACCCAGTTCACGTCGGAAGTCATGCCGCTTGAGCCGGACGACGGCAATTCGCCGGAATCCGAGGCCCTGCGTCGTGCGATCGTGGCGCAGTTCGACCAGTACGTGAAGCTCAACAAGAAGATCCCGCCGGAGATCCTGACGTCGCTGTCGGGGATCGACGAAGCAGGTCGTCTGGCAGATACCATCGCTGCACACCTGCCGCTCAAGCTGGAGCAGAAGCAGAAAATTCTGGAGATGTTCCCGGTCATCGAGCGCCTTGAGCATTTGCTCGCGCAGCTCGAGAGCGAGATCGACATTCTTCAGGTGGAAAAGCGCATCCGTGGCCGCGTAAAGCGCCAGATGGAAAAGAGCCAGCGCGAGTACTACCTGAACGAGCAGGTCAAGGCGATCCAGAAGGAACTGGGCGAAGGCGAAGAGGGTGCGGATCTCGAAGAACTCGAGAAGCGCATCAAGGCCGCGCACCTGCCCAAGGAAGCCAAGAAGAAGGCCGACGCCGAACTCAAGAAGCTCAAGCTGATGTCGCCGATGTCGGCAGAAGCCACGGTCGTGCGCAACTACATCGACACGCTGGTTGGTCTGCCGTGGCGCAAGAAGAGCAAGGTGAACAACGATCTGTCGAACGCCGAGAAGGTGCTCGACGAAGACCACTTCGGTCTCGAGAAGGTTAAGGAACGCATCCTCGAGTATCTTGCTGTGCAACAGCGCGTGGACAAGGTCAAGGCGCCGATCCTGTGCCTGGTAGGGCCCCCCGGTGTGGGCAAGACCTCGCTCGGTCAGTCGATCGCGCGTGCGACGAACCGCAAGTTCGTGCGTATGGCGTTGGGCGGCGTGCGTGACGAAGCCGAGATTCGCGGGCACCGTCGCACGTACATCGGTTCGATGCCCGGCAAGATTCTTCAGAGCCTGTCGAAGGTCGCCGTGCGCAACCCGCTGTTCCTGCTCGACGAAGTGGACAAGATGGGCATGGACTTCCGTGGCGACCCCAGCTCGGCGTTGCTCGAAGTGCTCGATCCGGAACAGAACCACACGTTCTCGGACCACTACGTCGAAGTCGACTTCGATTTGTCGGATGTGATGTTTGTGGCGACGTCGAACTCGCTGAACATTCCGGCACCGTTGCTCGACCGTATGGAAGTGATCCGTCTGTCGGGTTATACGGAAGACGAGAAGGTCAACATCGCCCAGCGTTATCTGCTGCCGAAGCAGAAGAAGAACAACGGGTTGAAGGAAGGTGAAATCGATCTGACGGAAGCCGCGATTCGCGACATCATTCGTTACTACACGCGTGAAGCGGGCGTGCGTTCGCTCGAGCGTGAAATCTCGAAGATCTGCCGCAAGGTCGTGAAGATGTTGCTGCTCAAGAAGGTCGATGGCTCGTCGATCAAGGTCGATGCGGGCAATCTCGACAACTTCCTCGGCGTGCGCAAGTTCGACTTCGGTCTGGCAATGAAGGAAAACCAGATCGGTCAGGTCACGGGTCTGGCGTGGACGGAAGTCGGTGGCGATCTGCTGACGATCGAAGCGGCGCTGATGCCGGGCAAGGGCAACATCATTCGCACGGGTTCGCTCGGCGACGTGATGAAAGAGTCGGTCGAAGCTGCGCGCTCGGTGGTGCGTTCGCGTGCACGTCGTCTCGGCGTGTCCGACGAGCAGTTCGAGAAGAAGGACATCCACATCCACGTGCCCGAAGGTGCGACGCCGAAGGACGGCCCGTCCGCCGGTATTGCGATGACGACGGCGCTCGTGTCGGTGCTCACCGGGATTCCGGTGCGTGCGGATGTGGCGATGACCGGTGAGATCACGCTGCGCGGTGAAGTGCTGCCGATCGGCGGGCTCAAGGAGAAGTTGCTTGCAGCGCATCGTGGTGGCATCAAGCTCGTGTTGATTCCGGAAGAGAACGTGAAGGTTCTCGCCGAGATTCCCGATACGGTCAAGAATGCGCTGGAGATCGTGCCGGTGCGCTGGATCGACAAGGTGCTTGAACTCGCACTGGAGCATGCGCCGACACCGCTGCCGGAAGAAGAAGCCAAGGCAGCGCCTGTGACGCCTAACGCAGACGCAAGCGGCAAGCAGGACGTCATCAAGCACTAA
- a CDS encoding arylesterase gives MLTGTAANAASSGAPTILVVGDSLSAEYGIARGAGWVNLMQQTITQSGYDYNVVNASISGDTTSGGRSRLAPLLERYHPAVTIIELGGNDALRGIPLDLTRSNLREMIAASRKVGSRVIVVGMRIPPNYGPDYSEQFFNMFSTIAKQEKTGYVPFLLAGVIEHQDWFQQDQIHPLAKAHPQILQNVWPTVKPLLKPAAAATPAKPPAKAADSRASKSGA, from the coding sequence ATGCTGACAGGGACCGCAGCGAACGCCGCAAGTTCTGGCGCGCCGACGATTCTCGTCGTGGGCGATAGCCTTTCGGCGGAATATGGCATCGCGCGCGGTGCCGGGTGGGTCAATCTGATGCAGCAGACGATCACGCAGAGTGGCTACGATTATAACGTCGTGAATGCCAGTATCAGTGGCGACACGACGAGTGGCGGGCGCTCTCGCCTCGCCCCGCTACTCGAACGCTATCACCCCGCCGTGACCATCATCGAACTCGGGGGCAACGACGCACTGCGCGGCATTCCGCTCGATCTCACCCGCAGCAATCTGCGCGAGATGATCGCCGCGTCGCGCAAGGTCGGCAGCCGTGTGATCGTGGTCGGCATGCGCATCCCGCCGAACTACGGTCCCGACTATAGCGAGCAGTTCTTCAACATGTTCTCGACCATCGCCAAGCAGGAAAAGACCGGCTACGTGCCGTTCCTGCTGGCGGGCGTCATCGAACATCAGGACTGGTTCCAGCAAGACCAGATTCATCCGCTCGCCAAGGCGCATCCGCAGATTCTGCAAAACGTCTGGCCGACGGTGAAACCGCTGCTCAAACCCGCCGCAGCGGCAACGCCCGCCAAACCACCGGCAAAAGCCGCAGACTCACGAGCTTCGAAATCCGGCGCATAA
- the pgi gene encoding glucose-6-phosphate isomerase → MAISHMPYKTSVRLDQLPAWRALLEHRDEIAAQHMRDWFAGAGANARVDNFSLHAAGLYLDYSKNRITDKTRTLLTHLARECHVPAKRDAMWAGEHVNVTENRAALHIALRAPKGVTFRDTSGEVSSGVAETLARMRDFSERVRDGRWVGATGKRIKHLINVGIGGSDLGPRMVCDALAVYGREDLSANFIANIDPTELARTLPALDPEATLVVVCSKTFTTLETMTNARTIRAWLIQSGIPEGDLDKHFVAVSTNVDEAMAFGILRENVFQFGEWVGGRYSLWSSVGLIVMLYLGAQHFEALLAGAHAMDEHFRHAPLDANMPVLLGLLGIWYRNFFDAQTLSIAPYTDALQKLPPYLQQLDMESNGKSVQIDGSPVAWQTAPIIWGEPGTNGQHAYFQMLHQGTTLVPVDFIAVLEPQYDQPAYLDHHRKLLANCFAQSEALLQGGSMATPEQASGPLGAQRCFEGNRPNNTLVIDKLTPERLGALIALYEHKVFVQAAIWNINPFDQWGVELGKTLCRAIEPELLDPDSLKPDAHDASTASLIRIAGNALKKKE, encoded by the coding sequence ATGGCCATATCGCACATGCCGTACAAGACATCCGTTCGTCTGGACCAACTTCCCGCCTGGCGCGCTCTGCTCGAACACCGCGACGAAATCGCTGCACAACACATGCGCGACTGGTTCGCCGGTGCAGGTGCCAACGCCCGTGTCGACAACTTTTCTCTGCACGCGGCCGGACTGTATCTCGATTACTCGAAGAACCGCATTACCGACAAAACGCGCACCCTCCTTACCCATCTTGCGCGCGAATGCCACGTGCCCGCCAAGCGTGATGCCATGTGGGCGGGCGAACACGTCAACGTCACGGAGAATCGTGCCGCGCTGCATATCGCGCTGCGTGCCCCGAAGGGCGTCACGTTTCGCGACACCTCGGGCGAAGTCAGCAGCGGCGTCGCAGAGACGCTCGCACGCATGCGCGACTTCAGCGAACGCGTTCGCGACGGCCGTTGGGTCGGCGCGACGGGCAAGCGCATCAAGCATCTGATCAACGTCGGCATCGGCGGCTCGGACCTCGGCCCGCGCATGGTGTGCGATGCCCTCGCCGTCTACGGACGTGAAGACCTGTCCGCGAACTTCATCGCCAACATCGATCCGACAGAGCTCGCGCGCACATTACCCGCGCTCGACCCTGAAGCCACGCTCGTCGTCGTTTGCTCGAAGACGTTCACGACGCTCGAAACCATGACGAACGCGCGCACCATTCGCGCGTGGCTCATTCAGAGCGGCATCCCCGAGGGCGATCTCGACAAGCATTTCGTCGCGGTCTCGACCAATGTGGACGAGGCGATGGCGTTCGGGATTCTTCGCGAGAACGTGTTCCAGTTCGGCGAATGGGTGGGTGGACGTTACTCGCTTTGGTCGTCCGTCGGCCTGATCGTCATGCTGTATCTGGGCGCGCAGCATTTCGAAGCACTCCTCGCCGGTGCGCATGCGATGGACGAACACTTCCGTCACGCGCCTCTCGACGCCAACATGCCGGTGCTGCTCGGCCTGCTCGGCATCTGGTATCGCAATTTCTTCGACGCACAGACGCTCTCCATTGCACCGTACACCGACGCGCTGCAAAAACTGCCGCCGTATCTCCAGCAGCTTGACATGGAGAGCAACGGCAAGTCGGTTCAGATCGACGGTTCGCCCGTCGCCTGGCAGACGGCACCGATCATCTGGGGCGAGCCGGGCACGAACGGCCAGCATGCCTACTTCCAGATGTTGCATCAGGGCACGACGCTCGTGCCGGTCGATTTCATCGCCGTGCTCGAACCGCAATACGACCAGCCCGCCTACCTCGACCATCATCGCAAGCTGCTGGCAAACTGCTTCGCGCAGAGCGAGGCACTCCTTCAGGGCGGCTCGATGGCGACGCCCGAACAGGCCAGCGGCCCGTTGGGTGCGCAACGTTGCTTCGAGGGCAATCGTCCGAACAATACACTGGTGATCGATAAGCTGACGCCCGAACGCCTTGGCGCATTGATCGCGCTCTACGAACACAAGGTGTTCGTGCAGGCTGCCATCTGGAATATCAATCCGTTCGATCAGTGGGGTGTGGAACTGGGCAAGACCCTGTGCCGCGCGATCGAGCCGGAGCTGCTCGATCCGGACTCGCTCAAGCCGGACGCGCACGACGCCTCGACGGCATCGCTGATCCGCATTGCGGGGAACGCGCTGAAGAAGAAGGAGTAA
- a CDS encoding SurA N-terminal domain-containing protein, which yields MFDFIRRHQRLVLIFLTVLIVPSFVVFGVHGWQEYASDAGTIAKVGDQTVTRQEYDSVLRAQTERMQQMFGGAVDASQINTPEMRSAVLDNLIQQKLLQQETLKKNLSVPDTQVREALLAIPAIAQLRRADGSIDQAAYEQLLSAQNLTPQRLEAQIRFELAANQLPSSVQASAMLPKTVLERFAQLRSQQREVSALDFPLTDFAGKIVPTQQQIQAYYDAHKAAFQTPESAEIQYVVLDPKAMPTSAQTAPSDDVLRKMYNDNLKQYTTQEERRASHILIASPADASPADHAKAKAKADAILAQIKKNPNDFAKLASENSEDPGSKGNGGDLGFFARDAMVKPFADAAFALKSEGEVSDVVKSDFGYHIIKLTGIKPAQTKSFDEVKSQLADQYRQQEAAKGYAKLADQFTNAVYEQPDSLQPVADKLNLKVQAAKVTRTPDAALAQSPLGNEKLLKAVFGDESLKNKRNTEAVDVGQGVLVSARIVTYHPAATPPLDQIEAQVKQKAIADLAEQEAKKAGEAKLEALKKGGDAAFGAAQTVSRDNPGKLMPTALTAIFGADTSKLPAYVGVSLGEGHGYAVYRISKVSQPAAQDPQRLAAEAQQLNQLAAQAEWNAWVGDLRARSKVKVVNDVTKAANN from the coding sequence ATGTTCGACTTCATTCGCCGTCACCAACGCTTGGTCCTCATCTTCCTGACGGTGCTGATCGTCCCGTCGTTCGTGGTGTTTGGCGTTCATGGCTGGCAGGAATACGCCTCGGATGCCGGTACGATCGCCAAGGTCGGCGATCAGACCGTGACGCGCCAGGAGTACGACAGCGTGCTGCGCGCGCAAACGGAGCGCATGCAGCAGATGTTCGGCGGTGCCGTCGACGCGAGCCAGATCAACACGCCGGAAATGCGCAGTGCTGTGCTGGATAATCTGATCCAGCAAAAACTGCTGCAACAGGAAACCCTCAAGAAGAATCTGTCGGTGCCCGACACGCAAGTGCGCGAGGCGCTGCTCGCCATTCCGGCGATTGCCCAACTGCGGCGTGCAGACGGTTCGATCGATCAGGCCGCTTACGAGCAACTGCTGTCCGCGCAGAACCTGACGCCGCAGCGTCTCGAAGCGCAGATTCGTTTCGAACTGGCGGCGAATCAGTTGCCGTCGAGCGTGCAGGCGAGCGCCATGCTGCCGAAAACGGTGCTCGAACGTTTCGCGCAATTGCGTTCGCAGCAGCGCGAAGTGTCGGCGCTGGACTTCCCGCTGACGGACTTCGCCGGCAAGATCGTGCCGACGCAGCAACAGATTCAGGCGTATTACGACGCGCACAAGGCTGCCTTCCAGACGCCGGAGTCGGCTGAGATCCAGTACGTGGTCCTCGATCCGAAGGCTATGCCGACGTCGGCGCAAACCGCGCCGAGCGACGATGTGCTGCGCAAGATGTACAACGACAATCTGAAGCAATACACCACGCAGGAAGAGCGCCGTGCGTCGCATATTCTGATTGCCTCACCGGCCGATGCGTCACCGGCCGATCACGCCAAGGCGAAGGCCAAGGCTGACGCCATCCTCGCGCAGATCAAGAAGAATCCGAACGACTTCGCCAAGCTGGCCAGCGAGAACTCGGAAGACCCGGGTTCGAAGGGCAACGGCGGCGACCTCGGCTTCTTCGCGCGCGACGCCATGGTCAAGCCGTTCGCCGATGCCGCATTCGCACTCAAGAGCGAAGGTGAAGTGAGCGATGTTGTGAAGAGCGATTTCGGTTATCACATCATCAAGCTCACGGGCATCAAGCCGGCGCAGACGAAGTCGTTCGACGAAGTGAAGTCGCAATTGGCCGATCAGTATCGTCAGCAGGAAGCTGCGAAGGGCTACGCCAAGCTCGCGGACCAGTTCACGAATGCTGTGTACGAGCAGCCCGACAGCTTGCAACCGGTGGCCGACAAGTTGAACCTGAAGGTCCAGGCCGCCAAGGTGACGCGTACGCCGGATGCTGCACTCGCCCAGAGCCCGCTTGGTAATGAGAAGCTGCTGAAGGCTGTGTTTGGCGACGAATCGCTCAAGAACAAGCGCAATACCGAGGCCGTGGATGTGGGGCAAGGGGTGCTGGTGTCGGCCCGCATCGTGACCTATCACCCGGCGGCCACACCGCCGCTCGATCAGATCGAAGCACAGGTGAAGCAGAAGGCGATTGCCGATCTGGCCGAACAGGAAGCCAAGAAGGCTGGCGAAGCGAAACTTGAAGCGCTCAAGAAGGGTGGCGATGCGGCGTTCGGTGCGGCGCAAACCGTCTCGCGCGACAACCCGGGCAAGCTGATGCCTACGGCACTGACCGCCATTTTCGGCGCGGACACGAGCAAGCTGCCCGCCTACGTGGGCGTGTCGCTGGGCGAAGGTCACGGCTACGCTGTGTACCGCATCAGCAAGGTATCGCAACCGGCAGCGCAAGATCCGCAGCGTCTGGCGGCCGAAGCGCAACAGCTCAACCAACTGGCCGCACAGGCTGAGTGGAATGCTTGGGTGGGCGACCTGCGGGCGCGCTCGAAGGTCAAGGTCGTGAACGACGTGACCAAGGCGGCGAACAACTGA
- a CDS encoding ABC transporter ATP-binding protein, with the protein MSFSENVIEVRGLGKRLRDATGELVILQDIDFSVAKGQSVAIVGASGSGKSTLLGLMAGLDTATDGSITLLGKSLGELDEEGRAALRRGAVGFVFQSFQLMPHLTALENVMLPLELLGETREIRNRAVKLLEQVGLGSRLTHYPKQLSGGEQQRVALARAFVTEPAVLFADEPTGSLDTATGERVIELMFSLNEASGATLVLVTHDLAIAQRCDATVQLAGGRVVNGAAI; encoded by the coding sequence ATGTCGTTTTCCGAAAACGTTATTGAAGTGCGGGGCCTGGGCAAACGGTTGCGCGACGCCACCGGCGAGTTAGTCATTTTGCAGGATATCGACTTCTCCGTCGCGAAAGGCCAGAGCGTGGCGATCGTGGGAGCGTCGGGCTCCGGAAAGTCCACGCTGCTCGGTTTGATGGCCGGGCTCGACACCGCGACCGACGGCAGTATCACGCTGCTGGGCAAGTCGCTCGGTGAGCTCGACGAAGAGGGGCGCGCCGCGTTACGACGGGGGGCCGTCGGCTTCGTCTTCCAGTCCTTTCAACTGATGCCGCACCTGACAGCGCTCGAGAACGTCATGTTGCCGCTCGAGCTGCTGGGTGAGACAAGGGAGATTCGCAATCGTGCCGTCAAATTGCTGGAACAAGTGGGGCTGGGCTCGCGCCTGACGCACTATCCGAAGCAACTCTCGGGCGGTGAGCAGCAGCGTGTCGCGCTCGCACGCGCATTTGTGACGGAGCCTGCCGTGCTGTTCGCCGACGAGCCGACAGGCAGTCTCGACACGGCCACGGGCGAGCGGGTCATCGAACTGATGTTTTCGCTCAACGAAGCCAGTGGCGCGACACTGGTGCTGGTGACGCACGATCTGGCGATTGCGCAGCGTTGCGACGCGACGGTGCAGCTTGCGGGCGGGCGCGTCGTGAATGGTGCGGCGATCTGA
- a CDS encoding HU family DNA-binding protein, whose amino-acid sequence MNKTELIEHISEQADISKAAAGRSLDALVGAVKKALKKGDDVTLVGFGTFHLAKRAARTGRNPRTGEPIKIKAAKVPKFRPGKDLKDAVN is encoded by the coding sequence GTGAATAAGACGGAACTGATCGAGCACATCTCTGAACAGGCAGATATTTCGAAAGCTGCCGCAGGCCGATCGCTTGACGCATTGGTGGGTGCAGTAAAGAAGGCGCTGAAGAAGGGTGACGATGTGACGCTGGTCGGCTTTGGCACGTTCCATCTCGCTAAGCGAGCAGCGCGTACGGGACGCAATCCGCGCACGGGAGAACCCATCAAGATCAAGGCGGCGAAGGTTCCGAAATTTCGCCCTGGCAAAGATCTCAAAGATGCAGTAAACTAA